A window of Pseudomonadota bacterium contains these coding sequences:
- a CDS encoding alpha/beta fold hydrolase, whose amino-acid sequence MKFNQLLLRAGALMAGAAYLAGCSSPQLAIDFQPCSVPNVDRVVQCANVLVPVDHEQHNGEELALFVVRAPAKGVRENAAPLMILAGGPGQAAASHYGALVRSSLRQANTNRDLILVDQRGTGRSHPLECEAVTGLGLQLMSDDELAEGVGACLKHYEVSPRHFASESIVRDLDHVRELLGEEQVALWGASFGTRLALRYLARYPERVAAMVIDGVTSNTESLFAQAPKHSHAAVMALLARCEHESACDAHQVVQDMEHLIAASVDTVNLRDPLGGEHITQEIDGPVGRNSVRGALYSPTRTALIPLALRRASNGDHQMLAALAADTASWAGETMFGGATLSILCTEDVDRITPEAARLAGEGSLFQDSYYRFWATACRHWPRTDLPADYGELVVSDVPTLALSGGLDPVTPPASAEVAIRGLSQVQHLVAPAVGHNVTPEGCAPRLIAQFLDAPRQPIDGTCLKNLKAPPIVPTGETAL is encoded by the coding sequence ATGAAATTCAATCAGTTGCTATTGCGTGCGGGGGCCTTGATGGCAGGCGCAGCGTACCTAGCGGGGTGCTCCTCACCCCAGCTGGCGATCGACTTCCAGCCTTGCTCGGTGCCCAACGTCGATCGCGTCGTGCAGTGCGCGAACGTACTTGTGCCAGTCGATCATGAGCAGCACAACGGAGAGGAACTCGCCCTCTTCGTCGTGCGTGCCCCCGCGAAAGGGGTACGCGAGAACGCAGCGCCGCTCATGATCCTTGCCGGCGGCCCCGGCCAGGCCGCCGCGTCTCACTACGGCGCTCTCGTAAGATCATCCTTACGCCAAGCGAACACGAACCGAGACCTGATCCTGGTCGACCAGCGCGGCACCGGTCGCTCCCATCCCCTCGAATGCGAAGCGGTGACCGGACTCGGCTTACAGCTGATGAGCGACGACGAACTGGCCGAAGGCGTCGGTGCATGCCTCAAGCACTACGAGGTAAGCCCGCGCCACTTTGCCAGTGAGTCCATCGTGCGTGACCTCGACCACGTGCGCGAGCTCCTCGGCGAGGAGCAAGTCGCCCTGTGGGGAGCCTCCTTCGGTACGCGCCTAGCCCTGCGCTATCTCGCGCGCTACCCTGAGCGAGTCGCGGCGATGGTGATCGATGGTGTGACCTCGAACACCGAATCCCTGTTTGCACAGGCGCCCAAGCACTCGCACGCGGCCGTCATGGCGCTGCTCGCGCGGTGTGAGCACGAAAGCGCCTGCGATGCGCATCAGGTAGTGCAGGACATGGAGCACCTCATCGCCGCCTCAGTCGACACCGTAAACCTACGTGATCCATTGGGCGGCGAGCACATCACACAGGAGATCGACGGCCCGGTCGGCCGCAACTCCGTACGCGGCGCACTCTACTCACCAACGCGCACCGCCCTGATCCCCCTCGCGCTTCGCCGCGCCAGCAACGGCGACCACCAGATGCTCGCCGCGCTCGCGGCAGACACCGCCTCTTGGGCTGGCGAGACGATGTTCGGCGGCGCCACCTTGAGCATCCTCTGCACGGAAGACGTCGACCGCATTACCCCCGAGGCAGCGCGCCTTGCCGGCGAAGGAAGTCTCTTCCAAGACAGCTACTACCGCTTCTGGGCAACGGCCTGTCGGCACTGGCCGCGCACGGACCTGCCCGCGGACTACGGCGAGCTGGTGGTCTCCGACGTGCCCACGCTCGCCCTATCGGGCGGCCTGGACCCGGTCACGCCTCCCGCCTCAGCGGAGGTGGCCATTCGCGGCCTAAGTCAGGTGCAACACCTCGTGGCGCCTGCCGTGGGCCACAACGTCACGCCCGAGGGGTGCGCCCCCCGCCTCATCGCCCAGTTCCTCGACGCCCCGCGGCAGCCAATCGATGGCACCTGCCTGAAGAACCTGAAGGCTCCCCCCATCGTCCCTACCGGAGAAACAGCACTGTGA